The following proteins are encoded in a genomic region of Nicotiana sylvestris chromosome 4, ASM39365v2, whole genome shotgun sequence:
- the LOC138889364 gene encoding uncharacterized protein — MAFASNLNEKSSEATRRLKESLHEFPATTWNDVYNRYNTKLRIEEDTISHSRKKERVSSRRAETEKRFGKNKYDPYMGPAGRDSRSKQDNSRYDHRLRYRESGSSSRFEKERNARETQDDDRGSKAKNGGYNFNVSTSDLVAVLRSMGDKQGYLTKLFSENSKQAYIKNMQEPPKPPLPKRTVNVISREEEINGVTYTIAKKVSKITVIHMMRVQQVLEEESITFDDADADGMLTPHKDSLVISLLGHDTNVKRVLIDPGYNQIKMDPIDEEKTSFITNTGTYCYKVMPFGLKNAGATYQRLVTEIFQEHLGKTMEVYIYDMLVKSQPAGDHIQHLSDTFQILRKFNMKLNPEKCAFGVSSGKFLGFLVSNRGIEVNPVHIKVIEESLDTLTSKKEVQRLIGRIAALGRFISKSSEKCFRTAIKSQVLADFVADFSQGIQLEVEKELQVFNGSNPRTWTLFTDGLSNVKEAGLGIVLVPPTGETIRQAIKCHPITNNEAEYEDVIACLELSQELGIEQFIIKSDSQLVVNQMLGTYIAREARMQQYLEKARDLVRITSTPYHPVGNGQVESMNKVIINNLKKRLEESKGNWPKVLPGVLWAYRTTAKISTGETPFSLVYGAKALILVEIGEPSTRYTQATEESNEEEMRVKLDLLEERRETALIRMAAQKQVMERYYNQKAHLRYFKIGDFLLKKVFQSTRAANAGKLSATWEGPYKIHGIAGKEAYEMETMDDKILPSNWNVVHLKRYYF; from the exons ATGGCATTTGCCAGTAATCTAAATGAGAAAAGTtcagaagccacgagacgactcaaggaaagtctacatgaatttccagcaacaacttggaatgatgtttacaacagataTAACACGAAGTtgcggatagaagaagataccatCAGTCACTCTCGAAAAAAGGAGAGGGTAAGTTCTAGACGTGCTGAAACTGAAAAAAGGTTCGGTAAAAACAAGTACGATCCCTACATGGGACCAGCAGGAAGAGATTCGCGTTCAAAGCAGGATAACTCAAGGTACGATCATAGATTAAGATATAGAGAGTCGGGCTCATCATCAAGGTTTGAAAAAGAGCGAAATGCACGAGAGACGCAAGATGATGATAGAGGCTCAAAGGCCAAAAATGGCGGTTACAATTTTAATGTTAGCACATCAGATTTAGTAGCAgtattaagaagcatgggagataag CAAGGGTATCTAACCAAATTGTTTAGTGAAAATAGTAAGCAAGCGTACATAAAGAACATGCAGGAGCCCCCTAAACCCCCTTTACCAAAGAGGACAGTTAATGTCATAAGCAGAGAAGAAGAAATTAATGGCGTAACATATACGATAGCCAAAAAGGTTTCGAAAATTACAGTCATACACATGATGCGAGTTCAACAGGTTTTGGAAGAAGAaagtattacatttgatgatgcagatgcagaCGGCATGCTAACCCCGCACAAAGACTCActagtaatatctttacttggACATGACAccaatgtgaaacgagttttgattgatccag ggtataatcaaataaaaatggatcccatagatgaagaaaaaacttcatttataacaaacacgggaacttactgttacaaagtaatgccatttggtctcaagAACGCTGGAGCCACATATCAAAGGTTGGTGACCGAAATAtttcaagaacatttagggaaaaccatGGAGGTCTATATATATGATATGTTGGTCAAGTCACAACCAGCAGGGGATCATATCCAACACTtgtctgatacatttcagattcttcgtaaatttaacatgaagttaaaccctgagaaatgtgcatttggagtttcatcaggtaagttcttgggatttcttgtttctaaccgtggaattgaagtaaatcccgTGCATATTAAAGTTATTGAGGAAAGCCTAGATACACTGACAAGTAAAAAAGAAGTACAGAGACTAATAGGGAGAATAGCAGCTTTGGGAAGATTTATTTCAAAATCATCAGAAAAATGCTTCAG aactgcaataaagtcacaggttttagcagatttcgtggctgattttagtcaaGGGATACAACTAGAAGTAGAAAAAGAACTGCAGGTATTTAACGGGTCTAATCCAAGAACTTGGaccttattcactgatggtttATCGAATGTGAAAGAGGCAGGTTTAGgtattgttttggtaccacccACGGGAGAAACAATacgacaagccataaaatgtcaccctataactaacaatgaggcagaatatgaagATGTGATTGCATGTTTAGAACTGTCACAAGAGCTTGGTATAGAACAGTTcataatcaaaagcgattcacagctcgtagttaaccaaatgttggggacttatatAGCTAGAGAGGCAAGAATGCAGCAATACCTGGAAAAGGCACGTGATTTGGTCAG gattacttcaacgccttaccatccagtgggtaatggacaagttGAATCAatgaataaagtcattatcaacaacttgaagaaaaggttgGAGGAATCCAAAGGCAATTGGCCAAAGGTGTTACCTGGAGTCTTGTGGGCTTATCGAACAACCGCAAAAATAAGTACGGGGGAAACACCGTTTTCACTTGTATACGGAGCTAAAGCCTTAATTCTAGtcgagataggggaaccaagcaCGAGATATACACAAGCAACTGAGGAATCAAATGAAGAAGAGATGCGAGTAAAGCTGGATTTACTTGAAGAAAGGAGGGAAACTgcattaataaggatggcagcGCAAAAACAAGTTATGGAACGATACTATAACCAGAAAGCTCATctcagatacttcaagattggggacttcttACTCAAGAAAGTTTTCCAATCAACGAGGGCAGCTAATGCAGGAAAGTTAAGTGCAACTTGGGAAGGACCTTATAAGATTCATGGTATCGCAGGAAAAGAAGCATACGAAATGGAAACAATGGATGACAAGATTCTACCTTcaaattggaatgttgttcatctgaagagatactatttctaa